ATAACCTTTTTCATTTGAGTCGATGAATTCTTCAGCTTGGGCAATTTCCGCTGCTTTGCGCATTTGTTCATCAGAGATATTGGCATCACCAAACTTGATGTTTGATGCGATATCACCTGAGAAGAGGATGCCTTTTTGCGGCACAAAACCAATGATTTCATGTAATTTGTGCAAGCTCATTTCACGAATATCGATCCCATCAATTGTAATTCGTCCACCAGTTACATCAAACAAACGCGGAATCAAGTTAACGATCGTAGATTTACCTGAACCAGTTGAACCGATCAAGGCAGTTGTTTGACCTGGTTTAGCTACAAAGTTGATATGATGCAAGACATCTTCATCAGCATCGCCATAACGGAATTCTACTGCTTCAAATTTCACTTCACCTTTAAAGTCATGATCATCTTTCGGATGTTCTGGATCTTTGATTGTTGGTTCTGTTTCAAGGACTTCTTCCACACGACCAGCAGCAACATTGGCACGAGGTAGAATGATTGAAACCATTGATAACATCATAAAGGCCATCACGATTTGCATCGTATAAGTGATAAAGGCCATCATATCCCCAACTTGTAGTTGACCGTTATCCATATTATGTCCGCCGACCCAAACGATCAAAACAGAAATACCATTCATCAATAACATCATGACAGGCATCATAATAGACATTGCACGGTTAACGAATAATTGAGTTTTCATTAAATCAGTGTTGGCACCATCAAAACGTTTTTCTTCAAATTTTTCACGAGAAAAAGCACGGATAACAGGTAAACCAGTAATGATTTCACGAGAAACCAAGTTCACTCTATCGACTAAGTTTTGTAATGCTTTAAACTTAGGCATCGTTGTTAATAGTAGACTTCCCACTAAAACTAAAACAGCGGCTACTGCTACACCGACGATCCAGCCCATACCTGTTCCTGTTTGATAGACATTGTAGATCCCACCAATACCTAAGATCGGTGCGTATAACACGATACGCATGATCATCACGATCCCCATTTGCATTTGTTGGATATCATTCGTATTACGTGTGATCAATGAAGCTGGAGAGAATTTCTCCATTTCAGTATTTGAGAATTGTAATGTTCGTTCATATTGACCCACACGCAAATTTCGACCGACTGATGCAGCCACGAGTGAAGCAATCAATCCAACAATAATTGCAGCTACTGCAGAAACAAGGGTTAAGAGAACCATTTTTGTTCCTGTTTTAACCATATAATCAGTTTGAATTTGTTGTGTATCCATGTCTAGTGCTTTGTATTCACCCAGCGTTAATTGAATCCCCACGGTTTTCATTGAATCTGCACCTAGATCACCTAAGCCTTTTTTAGTTGCTTTACGAGCTGCTTCAACTTTAGCTGGCATAGCGTTTGTCGTTGTTTTGATTGAATCAGCTAAAGCTTTGGCTTCAGCACCTTTTGTTTGCGCTTGAGCCGCTAGGTCTTGGGCTTCTTGGCCTTTTTCCATGGCTGTTGCAGCATCTTTTGCTGATGCAGCCACTGCACCGGCCGCTTTAGCTTGTTCGCCTAAGGCTGTTGCTTCTTCACCAAGTTGTTTGGCTTTAGCGGCATCTTCGCCAATGTTTTTATACTCTTCGATGATTGCTTTGGCTTCACTTCCGCTTGATGAATCCTTTGATTGAGAAGTTGCCAGCATCATCATTGGCAGATTAAAAATATCTGCTAGTTTGGCTTCTGTCATACCGTTTTGAAGATTTAACTTATAAACTTCAACTTCTTTTCCATCGATTTTTTCAGTCGTTAGTTTATAGTTGTCTTCAATTGTTTTTTTCTCATCATCTGTCATGAACATTTCAATTCCCTGAAGAGTTGTTTTCCTGATTTTTTCAGGTGTGGAATATTCAAGCCCTCCTTGTTGGATACCGATATCAACGATACCCGATGTTAATTTTGGTAAGCTTAAATCACTATTTGCCTGTACAACTAAAAGCACAAGAACTGCGATGACCGCATACCAGTATTTGCCGAGATATTTAAAAATCTTCACTATTGGTCACCTTCCTCTTTCTGGGAAATTTGT
The Enterococcus silesiacus DNA segment above includes these coding regions:
- a CDS encoding ABC transporter; protein product: MKIFKYLGKYWYAVIAVLVLLVVQANSDLSLPKLTSGIVDIGIQQGGLEYSTPEKIRKTTLQGIEMFMTDDEKKTIEDNYKLTTEKIDGKEVEVYKLNLQNGMTEAKLADIFNLPMMMLATSQSKDSSSGSEAKAIIEEYKNIGEDAAKAKQLGEEATALGEQAKAAGAVAASAKDAATAMEKGQEAQDLAAQAQTKGAEAKALADSIKTTTNAMPAKVEAARKATKKGLGDLGADSMKTVGIQLTLGEYKALDMDTQQIQTDYMVKTGTKMVLLTLVSAVAAIIVGLIASLVAASVGRNLRVGQYERTLQFSNTEMEKFSPASLITRNTNDIQQMQMGIVMIMRIVLYAPILGIGGIYNVYQTGTGMGWIVGVAVAAVLVLVGSLLLTTMPKFKALQNLVDRVNLVSREIITGLPVIRAFSREKFEEKRFDGANTDLMKTQLFVNRAMSIMMPVMMLLMNGISVLIVWVGGHNMDNGQLQVGDMMAFITYTMQIVMAFMMLSMVSIILPRANVAAGRVEEVLETEPTIKDPEHPKDDHDFKGEVKFEAVEFRYGDADEDVLHHINFVAKPGQTTALIGSTGSGKSTIVNLIPRLFDVTGGRITIDGIDIREMSLHKLHEIIGFVPQKGILFSGDIASNIKFGDANISDEQMRKAAEIAQAEEFIDSNEKGYDREISQGGTNVSGGQKQRLSIARALAKNPKILIFDDSFSALDNKTDVALRKALSENIKGATQIIVAQKISTILHADNIIVLNEGRIVDHGTHDELMKSSTVYQEIAQSQLSNAELGIEEAE